TGAGTAAGAAGCATTTATCAATTAAAGATTATGTTTCCCGATATTATCTTAACAAGAGTCTTTCTTTAATATACAAAGATGTCATTCATCCTTTAGCTGATCCACGTGGTTGGTAAATGTCCGATCGAATATGTAAGCTTCATAAACGTCGTTCTACCTTCTAATGTCTCGAGCGTTCAGTTTGTAGACCAAATAAGTTGAAAATTCCTTCTTAGATGAAGTTTAAGAAGCATGTCAAGTACGATCGTTGTGGAAGGGGCTGAGCACAATCGAGAAGAGATCATGCAAATATCCTATTCCTCGGTTAGTTGCTTGGTCAATCTTAGAAGCTTTATattgttttatgtttttgttatgtttttagTAGAGACAACGTTATTTCTACTCTTTTTTATTGGAGTATTTAAAAACTTTTTAACATTTGAGACattgaaatttttgtttattatgtAATTTTGAAATGGGTATCTTTAATATTTTGGTGTATGTCTTTATCATATTTCTGAGTGTTCTGTAAACAAATTTTTGTTGCAGTAACGTTTATACGAAGAAAATGCAATAGTGTATTGCGTTACAAAATATATGGTTTGAATAGTTTAAAGTGTAATATTCTATAGATTCCCTATGTTATCATTAACATAAGTTTTTCTAAATAATATAATGTACATGTACATCACGTTTACAAAATCTCTTTCTATTAGAAGGTTAAAATTCATAAACCAGACCTAATGATATTCAATATTCATGTATAACTTCAAATTTCACGTCCTTAACATTTAGtaaaatatattgatatatgGTACATAATATTCAAATGTTTTTCAATAGACGTTGAGATTCATAAATACTAATTAGTTTTACAAACCTATAATAAGATCTATAATAACAAAAAGCCTAATTCTCTTTGCCTGTGTTGCTAGACCAAAACGCCTACTTTCTCGTGTTAGAAAGCTTTGAATGAGTGGGAAGTTTAactttgatttgaatttttcgAATGATGAATATAATGTCCCATTTAGTAGAGAGTACAAGATAAAGTATAATACCAAATATTGATAAATTTGTAGGAGGATCCATAACAAGATACAACCAAACAAAACAAATCGAATAAActataataaatttaataaaattgagGAGGGAGAAACGAGATACACAAGTTAGAAAGGAGATATAGGAGAGAGAAGTGagattggaaaaaaaatacataaactGAGTAAAGAGAAATGAGATATAGGAGAGAGGAACCAGATCAAGATAATCTCAAGATCAAAATAGTAAATTCCTACATGACTTAAATAAGCAAATGCATAAATTTCATcgactaagtttttttttttttctctttggatagttgcaaatatagcaattatattcaaaataataaagtatatagcaacactttaaaaaaaatgtaaatatagcaaaatatgtcaatgataggagtctatcactcaTAGAGCATgtaacaaatgttggtctatcactgataaaccttAAGAGcctatcaatgatagaactctatcatcgatagactttgctatatttgcaattttttaaaaatattgctacatacttagtaattattctaaaaattgctacgcACTATAACTACCCTTTCTTTTTTAGTACTAAAACTCCAATTTATTTCTTGGAAAGACACTTAATATATTAAGAATGAATAACAAAATATGGTATGCATCATTAGGATTTCTTGCAATCCTAACATGTATCcaagatttttttatatatattttatttctttaaaacatCGTGTCTTGAACTCTTGAATTTCTAAAACCAAGTGGAGAAAAATATATTCATATTTCCCAATCCCGAGATAAGCAACTTGCACCTTTCCTTCTCCATTTCTATTCAACctcaaataaaacaaaaccaaatatattattatattgaaatatattataataccaaaataatatattaatagcAAACTATATATTGTATACAAGAGagaatattatatagtaataaataataatattgcaACGTAGGAGAGGTAAGAaatatatggaaaaaaaaatacgATTTTGATTCTTAGATTACAGTTAAAGTTGTTAGAGATAACAAAACTATGAGTAACTAAATTAAAGACCCAAAATTGGATGgtttatttcatttcttttaaaaaaagagttgataaatattaaaatatcacaataattattttttcaatcGAAAAATATGGCATGTTCATTATAACCATTCTAACActctaaataaaaaattaaactatgGTACCactcaaaataatttcaaaataacttcTTTTATCATATGACTTTATAATACTTTTTTACTCGACATGTGTTTATGAGTAAATATTGGACATGGTCAACATtcagaatatatatatatatatatatatttttttttgtgcaTTAAATGTGACACTTGATCAGCATCAAAATGCACATTTatatcaaataataaaattattaaatttcaaTTACTGCTTAGAacttacaaatatataaaattaataaaaagaatacATATTGTACACATCAActtacataattttttttaaactacGGCACAAAACAAAAGTTAAATGTAAGCTTAATTTGacataataatttttttcatatcGAGTCTAGAAATAAAACATCAATCCGTTTGtaagttataaaatttataagatttatataaattaataattaagttgtTTTTTCTCAAAAATCTAAGTTATAGATATCATTGTCAGTCATGTTGTTTGACGAAATAAATTCCCATTTTTAGGTTTTATAAGCGTTCATACAAGAAATTAGAGGTATTTGAATATTTTCATCCGATATCAAATCAAGATAAGATCatataaatatttgattttttctatACACACTTAtataaacaatttaaaaatcaGTCAACAACATGTGTTATGCATTATTAGTCTTAAAGTCTagcaaaatatataatttattcaTTTGAGATTCCTTTTAAGAAACTCAATCCATGTAATTATACATTTTATTACGcattaaacttttctttatttcataTTACACATGAGTCTAttaaattttactaagaattaaaaattttagGGAATTGTTAATAATAGAAtctttgacaaaatatttaaaaccagatacaataaattttattttttaatagttttgttatATGAAATGTCAAtagtttgttaatttttttttatttttgaaaaaatcctaaaattttattattattaccaaATCGAGCATATAGTCGAATTCAACATTCAATATATCTTTGCGACTAAAATGAATGGACTTGAAACACTCGGTTCTtaaattttttctcttttttaactCATCTAATGAATTGTACCTTTTTAGATATAgtaaatatatttgaaaggTAGAAATTATTAGCTCAAATGTATTATGGCAGCATAAACCCAAATTTGATTATTACACGTCAAAGTATGAGTATAACTTTTTTTGTGAGGTTGGAAATTTGAATCTATATTTTAGTACTTAAAGATTTAAAAAGTATAATTATTAATTCCAAAAAATATAATCTACTATTATTAATAGTGTAAATGCCAAGAAAAACTTGAGTTAACTAGTATCAATGCATGTGTGTTGAAGATTAAAAAAGTTCGTTGTAGTTCATTTCTTCTCAATGGCACTAaaaaactaatataaataattaacatacatacatacatatatatatataattattttaccatTTGATAAGTTTAGTTCAAGTGATTTGATCATccattttcacatttttcacgtttttttttaagaaagagagaaacaaaaacaaaatgttaGAAGGAAATAAAGTTTGATACACTCTTTAGTGTTTGATAATTTAGGAATAATGCAATTTTGGTTTACGAGGTTTTCAATACTATTGAACAATTTTAATTACTTTTGACAGCTACGTTTTGAGATGGTTTTGGAGAGGTCATAACATTGAACAAATAATATTATGTCAATACCTTTGCAAACTATCAGCTATCTAATTCATCAATTGATGGATACGTcatgtttttttatttgttaattaaccgtctaaaacatttaaaattatttttcaaatttcaaatattcattttttaaacttaaaaaactTTTAGACATCAACTTCAATAGCctccaattttcttttaataaaaacaacaaaGTATCATTTTTCGAACAGCTTGgatattaaaattgatttttcaaaCATGTAAGACCGACTTTAACAGAAATATAAGTAAATGTCAGAAACAGAATTAAATGTGGAAGTGTACTTATGTTAattgttttaattattattattattattattattattattattattattattattattattattattattattattattattattaagtcaactttttttttcttttttttttcttttgccaaAAATAAGCAGaatcaaataattttaaatttggacAATATATAATGTAAATACATGATTTTAAATCTTCTTAGTTCGTGTAAGCGAAAAAGAAATGCAAGTCAATCTTGTGCTTAACTTTAGGGAGTAGTTTTCTTTATTAAAACAGAAAATGAAAGGGAAGAATTCTTATATCAATTGTTGGGAAAAGTGGCATAAGATTTTCTATACACAAATTGactttatatattatatttataaaaatcagCGAGTGGGTTTAATATCATTCATGCTATtcaattttcattattttaatattttcatggGTGTTTCTATATTTTTATGAATTTAATATTAACGGAAGGGTTATATTATatcgtatatatatatatatataagtagagtttatgtttatattcaaatttttttcATTGTGTAGAAGAAGGTTTTACTTTggaaaattaaaagtttaatacCTTTAAACTTTGTAGTTTACTCCTAAACTatcaaaaagttttaaaaaatgtcctcaaacttttaaaaatggttaaaaaaGATATCCTTATGGAAACggttaaagttttgtttaaaaaatacccCTAAATTATTGAGAACGTGTCCTAAATACCCTTGAGCTtagaaaaagtttaaaaataatCTCATTGATCCAAATTTTACACTAATTTTCTAATGaacaaccaaaataaaaactaaatttgaaGTTAAAACCAATCTTAAATTTATTTGACTATTAATACACAATAATAGAGCACAAACACAACCAATCTCTATAGTTATTGTTGTAATTAACTTACACttaattgtcaaataaaaaatgtatttgactaTTAATACATAGTGATAGTTTGATAGATTAATgtgagagttttttttttcttttttgactAGTAATTGTTTTAGCATGTTTTAAGaagaaaaatgtttattttggaACTTTGTGAGATTTTctgaaattttatgttttaaccaAAGTTTAAAATATCCATGTCGATAGTTTGCCATTTTAATGATGTGGCattagtgatttttttttatgaaaccATGAAAATTTTGCTTTTAGATTGTTTTTATTCAGTTTTATAAaactttcttttaattttattctttCAAGTTTAGTTAAAAGAACTTTTTGAATCATGTGTTGAGTTGCATGTCAAAAAGTATTCAAGTAAAATTCATCTTCTCGTCTTAGTCTTATGGAATACAATTTTCTTGGACCCAAaaacttgtttttctttctttcttcttcttcttttcattctttttcttttttgtcttaAAATCATTGATTTTAAGATGATTTGTGTCAAACACAATCCTTAAAGGGTTTTTAGTGATTGAAAATTATGGTTCTTATATAAAAAGAATTCGAGGACTTAATTATTCCCAAAATTTGACATAATTTTATAAAACATCGGACGAAATGAGATGATAAAGGAAGAAATTCAAAGGTAGAATTTGTAATTATAggattaaatttcaaaaataaaaaacaaaaaccataaTAGAGAGTCTAACATGAAATTTCATTAATTCTCATCCATTTAAAAATGTTGTTCTTTGTAAGGAACAGTAAAAATCTCTCTAAGCTCCTTAGTTTGAGTAAAatagtataaaaataaaattgattaaTGCACAATTAACCATCAAATAACTTAATCAAAATTTATAAACTGTGGATGAAAATTCCAATATTGTTCTCTAAGAGTTTTATCcaacatttattttataaatcattaaatatataaggaattttttaaaaccatgtttatttatattattacttTTGTAAAATTTACATAATTCATCTAAGTTTAATGATAATTTGAtctgattaaaaaaaaaaatacaattcgATAAAGTGGAGATgaaatttaactttaaaaaataatttcttaCCTGAAGAAATTTATATACAAATAAAAGTCAAattgaaaaggaaataataaataCTTTATTAGAAATGGTAAATGTTATTTTGAGAATAATTTAGTTAGTTCCAAATTTGGTTAAATGAAACaattttgtaataaataaagaaaattatgCAATAAACAACCTTTTCCAattttattttctctaaaaaaaaaattaattaattaaggaaaAAATGCGCTTTAAATAAACACACGTTGGTTGGAGTTATCCAGCAGCGACTGAATCCCCATTCCCCAACCTTGCTTCTTCGTTCCCCTGTCTTCTTCAAATTATTTGGTACCATCAATTTTCTACAGTTTCCTCTTCCATAGCTTTTTCTTCAAGATTACGTGAACCCCTTTTTCAAGccatctctctcttttcttctttctttctttctttctttctttctttctttctttcaactCTTTCTTACACTCTTCAATCAACTTACCCACTACTCAGTTTCTTCGATTATGGCTTCCATTAACTCAATTTCCCCTTCTCAATCCCTTTTCAAAAATACCCTTTTCGTAATTCCCACTTCTTTTTCGAACCTCAATTTAGATTCCTGTTTCTTACCCAACAAAAGGGTTCCTATTTCCCTTCGATTTCAGAAGAACCCAGTTGGGATTTCAACAGTTCGAATGAGGACTGTGCCCTTTGTTTCGGCTACTACTGCGGAGAAGCCGCAGAAGAGATACCCTGGTGAATCGAAAGGGTTTGTTGAGGAGATGAGGTTTGTGGCGATGAAATTGCATACTAGGGATCAAGCTAAAGAGGGTGAGAAAGTTACTAAAGAACCCCAAGAAGGGCCTGTTGGTAAATGGGAGCCGACTGTTGAAGGGTATTTGAAGTTTCTTGTGGATAGTAAACTTGTTTATGATACTCTGGATAGAATCATTGCCAAGGCTGTGTTTCCTTCCTGTAAGTTATTTTTCCTGAAATTTTTTGTTTCCTGATTTCTTGGATTCACTCTGGCCGTGGCAAATGTTGTTCCAGTTTTTACTTATAATGCATTTGCTTATTCAGAATATTTCTTCGCTGAATATTTTATTATGAACTTTGGGGTTACAGGATTTGATTTTGCTACAtgagctttttctttttttgactTGTTGCACTGTTGTctcattaaaaagaaaaagggaaagatGTGCACTATTGTGCAgttcatttatttttctttaaagatAAAATAGCTTCCAATAGCTTAGTAAGCTTCTGATTCTCCTAACCGGCCTTCTCTTCCATTAAAAAATCACATCGTGTATTTTGATTATGCTAGTGTTGAGAAAGAGGGTTGGGGGTATTAGTGGTGGTTTGGTTGATAAGTTACTGGAGACAACATAAAGCTCTATGAATCACATATGTGAGTAACCGAATTGATTATGAGTTCATTACTGCGTAGTCGTTTGAATGTTAGTCCTTTGCATATATGAATCTGCACCAATTGATCTTCTCTTCAGTTATCGATCTTGATCCTTTAAACATCAAAACCCATAATTGCTTTTTTGATTACTGACATTGATGGTCTTTCCAAGTTTGGATAAAGTAAGCGACTTTGTTGCACTCTCTCTCTCGTTTTCCTTTATGAAGTAGAAAATCATCTATGGATACACTGGCTACTACTCAAATTATGTTGAAGGTTATTGGTAAAACCTTTCCAAGATATATGTGAGTGGAGAATTAGGATCTATTGTTAAATTGTTAAGTTAGATCTGCTTGATTATGATTTGAAGGCTTATTTAAATTGTGTTTAGTAATCTTTATGACACTTAAGCTTTGTGCATGATTCTTCTTCAAGTTCACACGTAAGTATCATAGGAAAGCTAATTGTGGGAAATTGATGAAGTCTTTTGTATGTGGTAATAGATGCAGAGTTCAGTAACACCGGATTGGAAAGGTCTGAACCATTGGCAAAAGATTTGGAGTGGTTCAAAGAACAAGGCTATGCCATTCCAGAACCTTCTTCTCCTGGAGTCACCTATGCTCGTTATCTCGAAGAGCTGTCGGAAAAGGATCCTCAAGCATTTATTTGCCATTTTTACAATATATACTTTGCCCACACTGCTGGTGGTAGAATGATTGGGCGGAAGGTAAACAAACATTTTCTTGAAAATCTCTTTCTGAGCTTTGTATATTTATGTATGCAAATTCACATTCACCATATGTTCATATTCGTTCTTCCTGTTACATAATTGGTTCTGAGTCGACTGCCATGAGTTGATAAAAAGACTTAAAGTGAATGATTTTTAGTTATGATGTGCACCTACACAGAGAACTGTTGTATAATCTACCATAAAAAGATTGAAAGTATTTGCCTATTTGGTTTGAGCATAATTTGACTGGCTATTGTTACTTGTCCTAAAGTTGCAATGAACTATTTAAAAGTGTCAAAACGTTATATTTGTTGGAATTTCACAGTCATGTACATAACTATCATATAATCTACATTTCCACGTAACCCTTTCCTGTCTTCATGCTGTGTTAGTTCTTCCCTTGCAACTATATATTGACTTAGTCTCACACTTCTACGTTCATCTACTTCAGGTAGCAGAAAAGATACTCGACAACAAGGAGTTGGAATTTTATAAATGGGACGGTGACCTTTCCCAAATGTTGCAGAACGTAAGGGAGAAGCTGAACAAAGTCGCCGAAGTAAGTCACTGTCTTCCTTCCTAGAATGTCCTTTTGTAATTTCCGTACTACCAAACCATTTTGTTTGATAAAGCTGTACTAAACACGATGTTGATTACCATGTGTTCTTATACCAGAGCTGGAGTAGGGAGGAGAAGAACCATTGCCTTGAGGAAACTGAGAAATCTTTTAAGCACTCGGGAGAAATTCTTCGTTTGATACTGTCATGATGACAACAGCAATGACAGCGATAAACACAATGATGACACTTGCTTGTCTTGCAATAGTAatgctatttttcttttgtacaGCTCTAATGGGTTATTTATGCCCACCATCTCGTCCAAGCCTAAATTTCTTAGATTTCCCTTGTTGGaacttctatttttatttaaggAAGAAAAGTATCTGTTTGTAAACTCTGAAAGTTGTATCCTGAAAGGGATATTTAAGTGTATTTACAGGAATCAGTTTGGCTATTGCTTTATTGGAAGAAAGcttatgtttattttattttattattattttttgaataaGAGAGAGGAGAAGAGAATTGAATGGCAGTTTAGTAAACTTGAGAGTATTAATAAAGAAAACACCAAAAACAAAGTTGACTTGCATTTTGAATGGATAGTTAAGAGAGTCGCAACAATATGAGAGAGACTGCTTGAGAGTAATTTGATGTTacatatgattcaaaattaagtAGTGAAAATGGAATTATTTGCTTCGAAGTTCCAAAGGTTTATTACtcttataaaactaataaagaAAGAGTAATATTTAGGTGTATAAAATGAAGTATTATTCTTGCTCAGGTCGTATTTGTCTCTATACATCTCCTTTGtggaaaaaatatatacaaaaggatatctttttttttttctatttttctaaaagaaagatTTATCACTTAAAAGACTTGTAATAGGGTACTTGAGTTACCTATACAAAGTTGAATGATATTTCCGATAGATCAaagtattatttttatttataaaagagtgattcaataataaattatatgaaatgttttttttaaggttttccaagcattttttttattagaaacatttcattcttaaaaagaaagaaagggaaattCCAAGCACCTAGAGGTAACTAAAAAAGAACGCCAGTTGGAAAGTTTAGCGAGAAAGGCTAAAGTTGTTAAATGAGTGCTCAATTTTACACCAATAGAAGGTCGTGGGAATagaatgtaaaaaaagaaaaaaagaagtcaAACAGGAGATAGAATTCTGAAAGAGACGCCTATTATGCACGTCCCATAAAGTTCAAAAGGAAGGCCGAAGAATAGCTAACCAAATAATCTTCTTGCAATCAAAGAATGGGTATCCCACCATAAAAGAGCTTAGGATGTCGTAAATATTATTGGAATGAGCAATAGACCGTTCAAAAACCTTtaaaattttattccaaaatcgCCAAGCAAAAGGATAATGAATAAAAAGATGAGCAAGGGGAACATGAGCAGAACACATAAGAAACCAAGATGGACATACATATGATGCTTGAGATGATCAACAGTGTTAATGGCATTATGGCTAAGCTCCcaataaaaaaagttatttttctTTGGTAAGTGATCCaaccaaacaaaataaaaatccCTTTCAGAAGGCTCAAGAGCACTTGTCAAGTCATCAATGAAGGGTTTCATAATGAAAGTAGATGATGAGTCAATGGTCCATCTCCAAGAATTAGACACTAGACGAAATCTAACGGAGGACAAGATTGTAGACATGGAACCCCATTCCTGAATTTCAGATTTAGTAAGATTACGTTGAAAGTGCAAGTCTCAAGTCTTAGAATCAACTATCCATGTTTTAGCAATAGAAATATTAGTAGTACAAGAGAGATAGAACAAGCGAGGAAAAATCTCAAAGAGCATACCACAATCAAGTCATCGATCTTTTCAAAAGAGATAGTGTCACCAATATCAAGACGATGTTGAGTCTGAGAAGAATAAGGTTAATAATATGGCAGATGAAACTTCATGGAGACTTAGAAAACGACCTTCTACCAGTGATCGGCCAGACACATGAAGGATAGTAGTAATTAGCCACAATGAGCTTATGCCACAAAGCATCAAATTCATGTCAAAACTGCCAAATCCATTTTGCCAAAAGAGCAAAATTTCAATGACGAAAATTATAAATGCCAAGACCACCAAGAAGCCTAGGGTGTTGAGTAGTAGACCAACTGACATTATGCATAGTATTTTCACCACAAGATTTATCCCAAAGAAAATCACGAATAAGTTTTTCCAAGAGGTTAACATCATTTGGAGCATGAAAGAGAAATGGGTAATAAGTAGGCAAGCTAGAACGAGTGACTTGGATAGAGGTGTGACGACCACTATTAAAGATATAGCATATTTCTAGTTATGATGCTTATGTTGGAATCTTCTCAAGAATAGGTTGCTAGAAAATCATCgtcatgaaaaagaaaaggtcaAGATAAGAGGTTGGAAGAAAAGGTCAAGATAAGAGGTTGGCCACCGTCCCTCTTTACATCCAAAACCGACACAGTACCAAGATCATCGTCAGTGATGTGAAGAAAAGATGTATAGATAAACCAGATACTTGTTTAAAGATATATGAATTAATTAACTTCAAACAGACGGATAAGTGGAGCGCAATTAGTAGTAGATTAGAGCAATGCCTCTTCATAAATTTCAAgtgatttaaaataaatttagaagCACCAATAGGATGGGTGGCAATCA
The sequence above is drawn from the Cucumis melo cultivar AY chromosome 2, USDA_Cmelo_AY_1.0, whole genome shotgun sequence genome and encodes:
- the LOC103487455 gene encoding heme oxygenase 1, chloroplastic, producing MASINSISPSQSLFKNTLFVIPTSFSNLNLDSCFLPNKRVPISLRFQKNPVGISTVRMRTVPFVSATTAEKPQKRYPGESKGFVEEMRFVAMKLHTRDQAKEGEKVTKEPQEGPVGKWEPTVEGYLKFLVDSKLVYDTLDRIIAKAVFPSYAEFSNTGLERSEPLAKDLEWFKEQGYAIPEPSSPGVTYARYLEELSEKDPQAFICHFYNIYFAHTAGGRMIGRKVAEKILDNKELEFYKWDGDLSQMLQNVREKLNKVAESWSREEKNHCLEETEKSFKHSGEILRLILS